The nucleotide window aataaaattcataTTGTTCCATAgtgctgctggaggtgaaatCTTTGACCAGTGTGTGGCTGAAAGAGAGGAAGCCTTCAAAGAGAAAGATGTTAAACGACTTATGAAGCAGATCTTAGAAGGAGTTTCATTCTTGCACAGAAACAATGTGGTTCATCTTGACTTAAAGGTAAGAttgttgctgtatttttctcattaatttcacATCTGCTGACTTTCTTGTTGGTCATATGTCATACGAATGCTAATTTGTAATTAACACAATTTTTATCTAGTTATTCCTCAAACGATAAAATACAACCTTTGGGTTGCAGTAGGTACTGGGGTGCAAGCCTTTTCAGGAGTTTCTATGATTACACCAAATATAAACTTAATCTGATTAAGTGAAATGTAATGAATTAAAAAGTGGATTTGCATTGCACCTTAAATTGCTAATGAGTGCTTTGGGTAAGACCTGACTCATTTTTAAGTGCAATAAAAATGTCTAGATATTAGATGGCCATTGAAAAATAGGTTTGTTTTTTGTATTGACTTGGGTTTTAATGAAGCAGAAGGATGGCAGAGACACTGGTAGTATAAAGTGTAATGTTTCAGAATGAAGTGTTCGTACAGGACAGGTAAACAGTATATTAATGtgttaaatacatttataaaactttttttaaattactgtaaacCTTAATTTAAATGTTTGTCATTTACTGCCGAACAGTTGGCCAACACCCTATTGGGATATAAATTATAATGATTTACtggagtaaatattttttcttactgaaaaatagTTTCGACCCAATTCCAAAGAAAAAGTACAGTTGCCATCACATGAAATCCAGGGTATTGCTTATGGTTAAGAACGGAGTTGTAACAGGGATCCAGAAAACTATCCTCTCCCATTGGCAGCAAGctgcagttaattttctttagcTTCTATCCATACACTCATACAGAAGATGCAATTTTATCTCATTTTGAGCTTAGACTACTTTATTACTAAGGCAGTATAAAAAGTATCTTgcattaaaattttcaaattcaaTGTCCAATTCCCATATTTACTAAGTATGTAGTAAGCTGCTACATGGTTGTTCTGTTGCCGAGATCCTTACTTATACTTAATTGCATTTTGGCAGTATTACAAAGCTACCAGTAGATTCCAGTATCAGGCCGTACATACTTAATATATTAACCTAGCACATCATGAACCATTCATCAGCTGAGGCAGATGATGAGTAATATTTGCACACAAATATGTCACCTGCCTGGTTTTCCAACCATTTATTCAAATTATCTGTGGAATACTTTAAAACTTTCTGTAGCCCATTGATTTAGTCACACAGAATATTAATATACTAAAATAATTAATGGAAAATTTTTAGCAAGTGATGTGAGAATAAGTGTTCAGAAAGACTAAAAATGAGCAGTTAGAATTCCTTAAAGTTCCAGTACACTTATACAAGATACTCGGTACCTCTGCTATGGTTGGACATTGAATTTCCTTGAAGCAAagtatgtaaaattaaaatatgtcTTTGTGGACAGTATATATTCATGCATGTTTGTAGTTGAAGTTGTGGTGGTCCTTAGCACTATCTGCTGGGTATCTGTAATCAGAAATGCATTTGTTGTGCTTTATTTGACTACAGTACTTAAAGGCAAAAGTAGACTGGGGTGTTGATTACAGCTTGCAGACATGTAGCTTTTTCAAAGTCCAGAAGaagattatttaaaaacttttcaaCTGATCAGAAAACTTATGTTATAAAATTGAGCATATCTAGTTCTCACTGAAAGATCCAGTGTTGCTTTGCTGGCTTATAAAAGATAATTAGCAGAGCAAATTGTCTAGTGTTTGTTTGATATGTTTATATGTTAGTGCAGTGTGTGATGTGTTTTTGAAAAGTGGATCTTAATAGGAGTCCTAATTACAGTGTGATTAATTTCATGATATATAAGATTATTAGGTTTTTGCAAAATAAGGCTTAGGGACGTCTTCAGAATATTGGTAAATAAAGATGATGGGAACTGCAGGATTAAAAACCATGACTTGCAAAGATTGATTGACCCATGTGCCTTGGAAGACTAAAACAAGGCCTGTTTTTCAAGGAACTCAAAAACTGAAGTtgggtgctggttttggctgcatgTTTGCTAACCCACTGGCCTCAAACCTTCTTCTGTTGTATAGCATGGCTCATGCTGCTTTATCTAGTGGCTTACAGCACCATGGAATTTACTAAATACTTGCTTTTGTGGGGTGACATTTGGAAGACTTGTGCAAAGTATACTGCTGTTAAGCAAGGTTTTTGCCAATATCAAAAAGTTTACAAATTcttgctaaaatattttccttgtgcTATTAGTTTCACCTTTGGGTCTCTAAAGGTTTCCCTTTCATCTAGCTGGTGCAAATACCTTTGGAAAGGTCCATCCAATTTTCCATATGTTGCATCTTCAAAGAGGTCAGGCTCTACCCCCAGAAGAATTTAAGTCAAAATGATTGTCAGTATGTGATTGTCTGCTTGTTGTTGTAGTTTTATATTATAATCTAATCAACCAGATCTGTGACACTGGCAGCTAGCTTGCTTTAGCTTCTGtctgtgtcgtccccccccgccccccccaacagATGCAAGATTTTTCCTGTGAGActaaacactgcagaaaaaaaaatggggtatTTTGATGTGGCTTGGTTGCCACATTTCCTTCCAAAAGCATGGTTCTCCTGAAAGATGGTTGAAATATGGCttgtttttaatagcaaaatacaATCATGTAATCCAGTTTTGACTTGGAGAAAGAGCAAATATAATGCTACTGAGTGCAAATTAAGTATCACTTGACAGTATTGTGTTGATGCTATTTAATTTGTAGGGTGTGCATAGACTGTAGTCAGGAGTCTTTCATTTCCTCTTAATGGTGTGTAAAAGCTGCACAGTAAGGGAAGActcctttctctgtgttttcctttgctgtttgatTTGATCTTGAATTGGTGTTTGGTAAAAGCTTAAAGTAGTTGGGAATGGAAGAGAATTTAAAAAGGCATGGGGGCTGAGGAAAGACTAGCTGCCTcttgtctcaccacgggctgcaggggtaTCGCCTCCTCCAGtgtacctcctcccctccttcactgaccttggtgtctgcggAGGGATTTCTCttacatcccactcccctctctgctgcaggtttccccttcttatatatgttatcccagaggcactaccactgtcactgatggctcgtggcaggtctgacttggagttggggaagcttctagcagcttctcacaggagccatccctgtagcccccacccctgctaccaaacctctgccacacaaacccaatacacccagGAAACTAAGAAAAGAGTTAACAATTAAAATACCCATTTTTCAAGGCAAAAGAAAGTTTAATCTGGAGTTCAAACCTTTATATCAATTAGCTGTTTGTTAATAGGCAGGTATAGAGTATCCAGGTTCTACAGAACTTATTTTGATTATAGCCTTATTTCTTAATTTATGGGACCTGCTTATTTTGGGAAATTAAGTGTGATGCCAATCTAATATGTCTACTCTTTTATTGACCTGTTGCATTTTTTCCACTTGTACAcattgaccaaaaaaaaaccccaacccccaagtAAACTCTGCTCTTACATTTCAATTGCTTTAAAGATATGGGagtcctttaatttttttttagggcAGACTGATCAGCCTAATTTAGCGTCTTTACATGCAATGTAGCTGGGGTATCCAAGCTAGTCTGTTTCCTGTTTCTGTGCATTATTCCTTGGATAATTTCTGTCTTCTAGGGATCTGATTTTTTTACAGTATTATAAAATTAGATACCTAACTTTATTAACGTTGCAGGTTAAGGTGAGGCATTGATTAGTTTAAAAACATGACCTTTATCATGTATCCTTAGTCATACTCTTTTTGAAACCAACTAAAGTACAAGTAATATTAGAGCCAGAGGCTCATAGAAACTTCTGGGATAATGGCAAATTTGTAATGTATGGATTTTGCCATTATATAGTCAGCTTATAAGATTCCAAAACCTGCAGGCAAGGTAGGGTTGAAGGGTATCTTATTTTACTAAGTACATTTATTACAAACAATTTGTGTGACTCACAGAATAAGTTTCTAGATGAGACCTGAACTTTGAATACATTGCCTTAGGTTGGCCTTTGCACTGATGTTCATAGTGTCAAGAAAGGTCCGTTCTTCATGTGACAGTAGTTTAGTCCAATTTAAGTTCAATACATAAGACTAGTTAATATTTGCAATTACAAATGATGCTTTTCACTGCTGTTACTCTTAACATGATGATACAGGTATGACCAACATATCAAATTCCTAAAGCCCAAGTTTCTAGCTGTTGACAGTATGCCTGGAAAATacaactttttgtcttttttctataATCTTTCCCAAGGTACCCGTTTCTGGCTGTGCTAACTATGGCATTGGTCTGGACTTGTGTGGCCATGTCATGGTTTCTGTGCACATACCAATCTTGTAGTAAAGTACATCCATTGAGATTGTCCATTTAGCcaaggattttcttcttttatgtttttgttcAGTGCACAACATAAAAGGATGTAAATTGAAACCTTTAAGCCTTACTGCAGTAGTTGGGGAGGTTTTTAAATGTTGCCATTTGATAGTTTTCATCAGCCATTTCATTACTGCTTGATGGTAAGAGCGGAAGACTGTTTTTTAGAATGGCTACCAGATGAGCCTCTGGCCTGCATCTCTCTTGCCTTTGTAGGCTAATTAGCATTAGGCAAACCTAGGTGTATTatagcagaggaaaaacaaaagagaaacagcattacagatgtagaaaaattatcttcctttttcttaaagttttAGAGTAATTGTGTCAAGCTGAAAACTATGGTTAAGTTCAAAGCTATGGCTTCTTTAAGGTTTCATGCTGGTGTTTAGACTGTCACTTCACATGAACCCCATAATGAttccttaaaagaagaaaacaactgaCATTTCATTATGAATTGATTTAGGGTTTTGACTCAATTCATGCTGTagacaatttttttcctgtataggTGTGTTTTGAGTATaagtttgttctttaaaaaagacaATAGAAACTTCTtcatttcacaaaacattttcatgaaaaactGTTCCTTGTTTAAATATAGAGAACAAATGGTTTTCTCGTGCTTTctatttgcctcttcagaaagaaactAAATTTCCCACTGGGAAGAACATCTGAGAGACTAATTAGGGAGGCATGGTCAGCTTTTTTGGATGTTTGCTTTTCTAATACAAATAGAGAATAAATGTGAACTATAAAGCATATGGTAATCCACAGCTCCAAAAGCCTTTGTACAGCCACCAgtttgtaagcaaaaaaaaaaaagctgttcttaacAGATTTACAAACAGCAAATAGATTGACAACATCATGGAGTTTGAAATACCATGGTTTAAGTTTGCAGGAATGAAAGAACTTGACTATATTTAGGTCTTGCAGAAAGAACTGGCCCaaggtttttaaaatgttcttgcacagttttatttctgtgttcaaAAGCAAGGCTATTCATGTGAAAGCTGCGTTCATGATTGACTAGGTGATGAGGACAGAATGGCTCAGTGATTAGGGAAAAAGTATAAATGCTGGTGTTAATCCAGTTGGATTATCAGTCAGTGGTTGCTTTGGTGTTAATGTTTTGCCCTCCTCCCTTTTCAGCCACCCCTGATGCAAGACGATCCAGGTTCCCAATAAATAAAGGCTTTTTCACTTTCATGGAACTTGTGCTTAGCAAAGGCATGAATGCAGTGTCAACTGTCAGTGTTACCATTCAGAGAAGTTAATGATAGAACTCAATGTGATGATTggcctgggggcagggagagttgcgcctttttttttttggcaaggatATGCTTCAGCTGCAAAAAAATCTTGAAGACCTGTTGTCTAAAGTTAATTttcagatttaactttttttaactgAGCTAGCATTTAAAATAGATGGTAAGGAACTTCTTAATGACCACAAAGTTGCTTTGAAGGATGACAGCCAAGACTTAGTGACGTCAGAGCAAACAAGTTTATCCAGAGGCGATGCTCTTAAAAACCTGTTTTTCAGGCTGCTGTATTCTTTAAACTGTTCTTCAGTTAGTGTTCTGTAATACAATTGTTTGTACTTTGAACAAGATTGAGGTCGGTTGCAACAGACTTTCTTTAAACAGGTGTAGTCAAATAGTTTTATGTATTCAGGCTTTTTAAAATGATTGGCTGGTTTGGGGTACCCTTCAACAGGAGGTATTTTACACCATCTATTGGAAGGAAGCAAGGAGGGAATGAGAGTTAAAGGTGATATGAAGGACTAAAAGGTACAAATGTGGAGGTATTTATATGCTATTGTTAAATGATAGCTATTAGCATGTGTTTTACATGTGTTCTAAGCTAATAAAGGTAGATGTTTGATTCTCAGTTATAAACAGAAAATCCTGGCACTCCTTTTAGCCTACATGTCTCTTCAAGTTCACCTTGGGGGAAATAAGTAAGTGATCCTGGGTATCATACTTGTTATGGAATTCATTATTGCTACTCATGATCTAAAATAATTATGCAATATGGTGTTATAGACATTAGATTTGGGTGATCCTGAAAGtctccttctcttgtttttcagCCCCAAAATATTCTACTAACCAGTAAGTCTCCTCTGGGAGACATTAAGATAGTAGATTTTGGCCTTTCCAGAATAATGAAGAGCAGTGAAGAACTAAGAGAAATAATGGGAACTCCAGAATATGTAGGTAAGTTGTTACTATAGGAGTGATGTATAGTCCAGGCTTTTGGGAAGTGAAAAGAGAAACTACCTCAATTTGGGGAATGCCAGACCGGCTGTGTAGTTACTGTGTTGGAAGATCAGGTTATTACTTGGACATGGTACTGCTGTAAAAGGTAGAACAGGCAAGCCTTGCTAGTCTGAGTGATAATTGTGTGCTTGTGTTGAAGATGAGTACATGCTTTAGATGATTCTTACCAGCAGTGATAATAAGTATTACTTGGATTAAGAGTTCAAAATTACATACTCAGTCTCTTAATATAATATTTTAGCCTGTGGAGGTTTgtagccattttattttttaaaaaaaaccaaatcattcCAGGCCTTGAAAACATACTTGAAAATATCTTCAAATTGTATGGTATATCTTTATGGGCATGGGTTTCAGTGCTGGAATATGGAATGTTGGATATTTCcaatttttccttaagaaatttGTATATAGCTTCCTTAATTGGGAAGGAGACTGGTTTGGCTTCTGAAGATGatgataaaaggaaaacaattattttttttttacttaaaaccaATGAATTATAGTAATCACTTAACTTGAATAGAAATATCTTGATTTCAAAAGAATGTCATGCTTCAAATGGCTTATCTTAAATTTTACCACATGCCTGTTATTGCACTATATAACTACAATGTAATGTCTGCATATGACaaaaaaaaacttgttttcttttccgTGAATAGCTCCTGAAATTCTGAGTTATGATCCAATCAGTACAGCAACTGACATGTGGTAAGTTGAACAAATGAATAGTTATCATAACTTTactgaaaagtttttttaaaaaaccaaaaccctaaaaacctgctcttctgttttttacttttaatctAGGAGCATTGGAGTACTGGCATATGTTATGCTAACAGGGATATCTCCTTTCTTAGGAGATGATAAACAAGAAACATTCTTAAATATATCTCAAATGAATGTAACTTACTCTGGAGAAGACTTTGACCTCATATCAGAGTCTGCTGTGGATTTCATCAAAACTCTGCTTGTTAAGAAACCCGAGTAAGTAAAATACACAATTGTATATGCTAGTATGTCAGACTGGATTAATCTTAAATGTAGCAAGTGctggcattttcatttttaaagtataAGGTAACTTTGATTATTCATATTTCATTGTGCTAGTATGTTTCATGTCTATGAAAAGAGAATTCCTCCATTTCCCTCCAAATCTGCATATTTTGAATGTGTCCAAGTGTTAGTAATTAAAACTCAAATTGATTTCAGAAAACTATATGAATTGTAACATGTGGTACAGCATACTGACTTTCCTTGCAGGTACTTTGATGTCTTTTAAATGAATTATgctttgagccttttttttttttgaagagttgGTAGAGTACCTTACTCTTCTGGTTCGTTAGTATGCTTTTCTTGATGGGCAGCAAACTGGAAATTCCAGGTCTCAAAATAGGAAAGGGGTTTTCTGTGGAACTTCACCAGTTCTTCATGGGGCATGTCAACTATTGAAATTGCCTACTGCTTGTCTATGGGAATATTTGAAGAAAGTAAGGATTGGATAATTttcctatataaaaaaaaaataaatctgtataaaCTTTGAAAGCTTAAACATGGGAGTGTAAATTGATATTTAAGGATATATGAactcctttattttaaatgttagcaGTTCATCTCCTTGGGCTGCTGTTGGTCTTTTTTGGCAAAAGATAGATATCAGTGCTTTTTTTAACTTCTATCTGTCTGTTTTTAATACAGTCATATCCTTGGATGGATCTCTTCTGCAAGGTACTGGATTTCAAATTCATTTGGACACTTATTTTaacacttttcttcctctgcagggaCCGGGCAACTGCTGAAGAATGTCTTCAACATCCATGGTTAGAACAAAGTGATAATCCTGCTTGCAGGGCCTGGAATAAGAGTACAGGAGGAGAGACCAGTGATGCCCCCCAGAAAGATGCAGATTCTGCCTCTGAAAAATCAGTAGATGCTGAGAAGACTGAAGAGGAAGAATCCATAGTGACAGAAGAACTAATTGTAGTGGCTTCGTATACACTGGGACAATGTAGgcagtcagaaaaagaaaaagtaactgagCAGAAAGCCATTTCCAAACGATTTAAATTTGAGGAACCATTACTGCAAGAAATACCAGGAGAATTCATTTACTGAACTGTGTTGGAGCTTCATAGCTATAACTGGAAGGCAGTGTTTTCTACTAAACAAATATATCCTAGCCAAGTGAATTTCTGATATGCAATAAATGTTCTagataaaagaaaatgttgataaATGGCATCCAAGGAAAACGTGCCAAGTTTTTAATTTCATGGAACAGATAAACAAGATTTCAAGTGGCTGACAGGAATGTAACAAAGataaaaagcttatttttgtttgtattttttatttctggggGGTTTTGTTGCTTGGTAGCAGAGTTTTTGTTAATTGTTCCAGTGTTCTGGAGAAGTTGACATTGGAAGTGTTtcagtgacagatgtcaagagggGTATTTTAGGATGTGTTTTGACATTTAATGCAAATATATAATGCTGGGGTTTCCTCAAACACCTTTTAGCACtcctgacttcagtggaactatCTACTGATCTAAAAATTGTATGAGAATTTGATTAACTGGTTTGACATGCAATTTCAAAGTTATACTGTGTATATATTTCTTTGTTTACATCCAGTCAAAGACCCAGACTTATGTGGTGTATACTAAACAGTGAGCTGCGCTTATCTAGGAAGAGATGTGCATGTCCCGCAGGTAAAGAAATTTGTATTGAGGATCAATTCCAGATCAGAGTGGTGATACTTATTTATTTGGGAGCACAGTAAAATCCTGCTCCAGGAAGTGATGAATTTGCTTAAGTCAGTTCCTCTTGAGAGCCAGCAGAGATtgctcccttcccctcctgtgTTGGGCAAGATGTGCTAATAGAATCCAGCTCAGTGTGACTGCACAGTGTTGATGAGTGGAAAAAAGGAATGCCAGAGGGTCTGATGTAGCTCTACTGAAGTTATTGAAGTTCACTGACTTCACCATGTTTGATCAGACAGTTTGTCCAACTAATGATAAATCAGCCCTTGACTCCACCTCCCCCCAGAACCCGGCTGGGGTTTTACTGGGAGCATGAGGTCATTTCTGCCTTCTTTCTGTTCCTCTAACAGCTGCTTTAAGGCAGAAAGAAACATCCTTAGGCTAGATTGCATAACCTTGTTCAATACAGCTATCAGATGAGGAAGAAGATACCGCTTCCTCTGAAACAATGAAGCACAACTCATACCTCGTGCTTCCTGATCACTCTCCCTTAGACACTTGGAAAAACAGCATGTGTGTAATGGGGCAGAGTGGAATTAGGGAGCTGTATGGATGGGTCATAGTTCTCAATGGACACGGTCCCTCAGAGGACAAAGCTGGGACCAGCTGGGCATCAAAATTGACTGGTTTTTGCAATGTACAGGTCTGAGGATCTCGGACTGAGTCCTAGTTTTCTAAGAAATCTTTCATATTATGCTGTTCCAAAGTTTAATTGTTATGTAATTGAAGTTTAGTACTATTATATTGCATAGTGTTAACTATTCAACTATTTATTTGGTTTCCTTACGCTGTTTCTTTATAATAAACCCTGACAAAAGCTTTCTTGCTATAAAATAATGAATAGAAACTCTTAAgctagtttttcctttttttccatgttgCTACAGACTTTCCTAATTTCAAATGTACCAAGAATGTTCTTACTTTTTAGCGAACAGGAGTTCAGTGCTCTATGCTAATATTACAATTCCTCCTTCACACAAAAGGTTAATGGCTTATTAACACCACAAGCAGTACTGAGGTGATCTAATTAGCCTTGCCATCAGGGTGGGAGAAAAAGCACtagtaaagaagaaaactgaacccAAAGCAGTGTGACACTGAGTGGGGCAATGAGCATTTTTCTATAAGGCTTCCTTGCCAGTGGTCTGGTTGCCTTCCCTTGAAGCCACATCAGAAAAATTGCACCTAAATTAAACTGTTCTGTCAGGCTTCTTCCCCTATGGAATTGCATACTGAATATTCATGTAGGTAGGGCAGCTTCTCATTCCTTGAAGACCTTCATATAAGAACATATCCACTAGTACTCATAATTGAGTTTGGATGTGTTTTATATTGTAATGCAGAGGTGCCTTTCATACTCTGGAGAAATTAGTCATTtgcgctttttttcccctcctgtagcCAGTAACCTATAGACTCCTACTAAGAAGATACCATGCAAGATTTTCTTGGATAGCTCTGGCTGGCCATTAGTAGAAGTTAAACAAGAATCCTGGAGCCAACAGAGTAGCTTTTATCCGAGTGTTTCTGGAGGTGGATGATAGCTCCATTACTGTATATTCCTACAAAGCTGATTTGTTTCAGACTTTTTAGGCACAACAGTACTCTTCATGGGCGTCTTTCTTTTACTGTTCACTAATTTGCCCAAGACAATTTGCTTGGGTGAGGGGGCATTAACTTATGAAATTCTTTTATGCAAGATTACAATTTTTCCCAGCTTCCATCACTGACATTTTGACTTCTTCCAACTTCACAAAGTTGAGCAAAGCACTGAGGTTGAAGCATGCTCATATCCCACCCTTACAAAACAACATTGCCCTATCTGCATCCCTAACTGTGTAATAGTTCATGGTTGCCCATAGCAAATCATTTGAGGGACATATACCTGTTTCAGTTCCTATTTGTAACCACAGGTCATGTCTCAGATGGGGACtggtactaatgaaaaagagTAGATGCTGAGCAGCATACATTTTTGTCCTATATTTACTGTTTGTAATGTATGACAATGAAGCTTAACATGTATAAATGAACTATGTACTTATTACAAGGCCAGCTTCTCTTGAATTGGCTGCTTTGAGATTTCTAGTGGGCTGCATTTCTGTTTAACTTTTTGTGCCTTAAGGTGGCTTTGTACAGTGTTTTTTAACATCATTAAGAATTTGTATAAAGTTGTGAAAGTTTAATAGTATAAGTTATAAACAAGGCATCTTAGATTGGCCCTATAATAGGAAAATTTTCTATAACATTTAACTGCAGGACTGTCAGCCAGTCCCACGCACTTGAAGCTCTTTCTGTTCTACTGTTAAGTGTGGGTAAAGCTGTAAATGAGGTATTCTTACCTGATGCTGTAGAAAGGGGCTATTGAGGTTAACAGTTTTGAGAGGCTTAGTTACTAGTGAAGTAACACATTAAGACTGGGAACAAATCACTAGCTTGTGAAGAAGAGCTGGTTTTCTGCAGCTCCATGAATACAGAGGACTGCATGTACATACACGGTTCATCTGAAAAAAGCTGCTTATGCCTTAAAGTGTTTGTGGGGAAGGGGGTGGTTGCAGAGAAGGAATCAACTCCTTTTCCCCTGTGGGCAACGCTCTCTCAGTCCCCACTCCAGAATGGACACTTGCTGGCTGCCTTCGTAACACTGGGAGCCTGGCTGTTGTCTGCTTGAATGCAGCAAGCTGAAAGGAATGGAAGTGCAGATGTTCTTAGAAATTGCTGGAGAATTGTTATTTCTATGGTTCTGATGCAAGGGACGTGAACTATGTCTATAGGTGGGGGGGTCCAGGCCTATGCCTCTGTTGCAGTTTCTGGAATAAACAGCAAACATCTAGTTGAAAGCAAAGCCTTGTCTCTTCCTGTCTTGTTGCTACATTCACCTCTTTGAGCAAGAAGCTATAGATTTTTTTAGTCATTAAACTGAAAGTTCTATAAAATAATCCTTTTATTGTCCAAAGCTGAATTTGCATTGCGATTTGTCCCATTTCTTACGCTTTGCAGTTGAGGATCTGTAAATACAAAAGGGTGAATTCCAGCTTGCAATCTACCAGGTGAAGGCTGAGAGCTGTTAGGTAGGAAATGCACATAAAAATTAACTGCCCATTCTCCACTGGTGGTGCTGGTAAGGGACAGGGAGGAAGGTGGGCCTTGCACCAAGTTATTCCATGGATTAAGAGCTCTCCTGAATAGTCCAGATGCTGTTCTTGGAAGAcagttcttttaaagaaatagtgCCAGTTCATTGTACTTCTGATAAGGTGTTTACTGTTTCAGGAACTTTATAATAAaggaaattttgttttctgaacagcTGATGGGTCTTTTGTTCATGCATTGGGAAACACTTTAAAACATAGTGGTTTTCTTAAAGAAACCATAATCTTTCTTTAAGACAGCATTACTGATGTGAAACAGAATTCCAAAAGTTACACTAGTCTGGTGCAGGATGCCTGCATGATAACTGGAATCAACAGTAAAGCTGAAGTACAGTGCTGCACTGCAAGCTACTACAACTTAACTGCTTCTGTGGTTGGTGAGTGTACACCATGCTTGACGTTGAATACTAGCTAGAAATATATTGCTGGTACTGGGTTATAATATGTTAGATGGAGTCTCCTGTTCAAATGCCCTTGCTTTTCTCCAAGGACTTCTGTAAAGTTATTTTTCTCAACACCCATATAGCAGGATGACtgatattttattattctgaATTACACATTTATTCAATTTTTGCAGCAAATATTAAATGAATCAATAATCTTTTCTACTCTAAAGCAATATGCTTGCACTGTAGAGATCTTCACGATACATCATTTACAGATGTTGAATTAAGCTGTCATTGGGATTAATAAATATAGTCACATTATCCATGTAAATcttcctggttgtttttttttcttggtgtataCTAAACCTAGAAATATATTGCCATTAAACTCTTAggactgttatttcacatatctGACAGGTGGGAAATGACCTGCCTGAAGATGTGGGGTTGGAAAGATGGTATTTAAATGCCAATGAATGGTGTGCAATGTAGGATGGCTGTGTATCCAGGACAGGGTGGAGCAGATG belongs to Accipiter gentilis chromosome 14, bAccGen1.1, whole genome shotgun sequence and includes:
- the STK17A gene encoding serine/threonine-protein kinase 17A, producing the protein MSPEEKPPPSRSRDDRPPPPQSAPGRGRRRDGLLTEIRTPIRTEPFQQRYSLSPGRELGRGKFAVVKKCIQKDTEREFAAKFMRKRRKGQDCRMEIIHEIAVLELAQCNLWVINLHEVYETATEMILVLEYAAGGEIFDQCVAEREEAFKEKDVKRLMKQILEGVSFLHRNNVVHLDLKPQNILLTSKSPLGDIKIVDFGLSRIMKSSEELREIMGTPEYVAPEILSYDPISTATDMWSIGVLAYVMLTGISPFLGDDKQETFLNISQMNVTYSGEDFDLISESAVDFIKTLLVKKPEDRATAEECLQHPWLEQSDNPACRAWNKSTGGETSDAPQKDADSASEKSVDAEKTEEEESIVTEELIVVASYTLGQCRQSEKEKVTEQKAISKRFKFEEPLLQEIPGEFIY